CGGTCTTTTTGGATTTCGAAGGTAAGGAAAGCGTGCGTGCCATAGGCGTTTCCCATCCGGAGAAAACCGGTCGGGAAGAGTAAATTATTGAGAAATCAACCGTGTGCGGCAAGCCCGAAGAGATCGACGAATGAATCGGGAACTCAAGAACTCAGGAACCGATGGGATTCTTAATGCTCTGAAACTTAGAAAAAAGGGATCTTCCGCAAGGAGTGTGTAGGGCCCTTAACTGTTATGAGTTGGCGCAACAGAGGAGTATTCTTGAAGACAAGCCAATGCAGAATTTCACCACGAAGTACCGACAAAGGACCATCCAAGGTAACTGAAAAGGACTGATGCCAGCCTATTAGACTGAAACCTGTTAGCGAAATACAGGCATGGACGCAGTGCACCCGTCACGGATGTACTGCGGGGCGGTTGCTGAGCTGATGTGCTCTCGCAAGCTAGCTTGCAGAGGCACTTCATTCAGTAACCCAGCTCCGTCTTAACGGAGCCCATGCTAACAGCCCCGACCCATCTTGGTTTCTCTAACTTGGATCCCACTTGGGTTGCCCTTCGTGGTTAATAATAGGATCCCCCTTTGCTTCGATCGCTCCCGCGATCCGAACCCTTCATTTTCCCTCAGGCCTCGGGATAAATTCACTTTCTGCGGATGAACCGAAAAAAGGCCCCACCCGCGGCTTGCGGAGTGAGGCCTGTTCTCTCTGTATTACTCAGGTCTTTTCCTGAGTTTGCTAGCCCGGCCCTTGCTTCGCAGCCGTTACGGCTGAGTTCCAGATTAATATTTCCGAAGGTCTACTTCTTGCCCGCGGCGTCGGCCTCGAGGGCGGCCTTCACGGCCTCCTCGATCTCCGCGTAGAGGGCGGCGTCGGACTTGAGCAGCTCCTTGGCAGCATCACGCCCCTGCGCGATGTTGTTCCCCTTGTAGCCCATCCAAGAGCCGCGCTTCTCGATGATATTCTTCTCGAGGGCGAGATCCAGCAGCGAGCCCGTGCAGGAAATTCCCTCGTTGTACATGATGTCGAACTCGGCCTCGGTAAAGGGAGGGGCGACCTTGTTCTTCACGACTTTCACGCGGGTACGGTTGCCGGTGACGGTGCCGTCGGTTTGCTTGATCGCGCCGATGCGGCGGATGTCGACACGGACGCTGGCGTAGAACTTAAGCGCCTTGCCTCCGGGCGTGGTCTCGGGGTTGCCGAACATGACGCCGATCTTCTCGCGGATCTGGTTGGTGAAGATGCAGCAGGTGTCGGACTTCGAGATGAAGGCCGTGAGCTTCCTCATCGCGGCGCTCATGAGGCGGGCCTGCGCTCCGACGACGGAGTCGCCGATCTCTCCCTCGAGCTCGGACTTGGTGACCAGTGCGGCAACGGAATCGAGCACGACGACATCGACGGCATTGGAACGGATGAGCGTCTCGCAGATGCGGAGGGCCTCTTCGCCGGAGCTGGGCTGGGAGACAAGGAGCTCCTCCAGATTCACCCCGAGCTTGCGAGCATAGCTGGGATCGAGAGCGTGCTCGACGTCGATGAAGGCGGCGACGCCACCGCGCTTCTGGGCCTGGGCGATGACGGTGAGAGTGAGGGTAGTTTTTCCCG
This window of the Verrucomicrobiota bacterium genome carries:
- the recA gene encoding recombinase RecA — encoded protein: MAKEDASADKATDKAATARAKNLDLAIQAIAKDYGDGAIMRLGEASAVNIASIPTGNLLIDRALGVGGFPKGRIIEIYGPESSGKTTLTLTVIAQAQKRGGVAAFIDVEHALDPSYARKLGVNLEELLVSQPSSGEEALRICETLIRSNAVDVVVLDSVAALVTKSELEGEIGDSVVGAQARLMSAAMRKLTAFISKSDTCCIFTNQIREKIGVMFGNPETTPGGKALKFYASVRVDIRRIGAIKQTDGTVTGNRTRVKVVKNKVAPPFTEAEFDIMYNEGISCTGSLLDLALEKNIIEKRGSWMGYKGNNIAQGRDAAKELLKSDAALYAEIEEAVKAALEADAAGKK